A single window of Sporosarcina sp. FSL W7-1349 DNA harbors:
- a CDS encoding DUF3388 domain-containing protein, with protein sequence MGEWYLEYEIQVNRPGLLGDIASLLGMLRVNIMTINGVDGGHRGMLLRTEDDGQIKRFEQIASTMETIKVLKIREPKLRDILAVRHGRYIQRDADEKKTFRFLRRDLGILVDFMAEIFKQEGHKLIGIRGMPRVGKTESVVAASVCANKKWIFLSSTMIKQTVRSKLMGDEFSDDNIFILDGIVTRRAEDERHMQLVREIMRMPAIKVVEHPDMFVQHSEYDIEDFDYIIELRTDPEQEITYEMMEKNHMMSDPGTMGGGPGFFNF encoded by the coding sequence ATGGGTGAATGGTATCTGGAATACGAAATTCAAGTGAACCGTCCCGGACTTCTCGGGGATATCGCATCGTTGCTCGGGATGTTGCGGGTAAATATTATGACGATTAACGGCGTCGACGGCGGACACCGCGGAATGCTTTTGCGTACGGAAGACGATGGGCAGATCAAGCGGTTTGAACAAATTGCATCGACAATGGAAACGATTAAAGTTTTGAAGATTCGTGAGCCGAAGTTGCGGGATATATTGGCGGTCCGCCATGGTCGGTACATCCAGCGAGATGCGGATGAGAAGAAGACGTTTCGGTTTTTGCGTCGGGATCTCGGGATCCTCGTCGATTTCATGGCCGAAATCTTCAAGCAGGAAGGTCATAAACTGATCGGAATCCGCGGGATGCCACGGGTTGGAAAGACTGAGTCTGTCGTGGCGGCAAGCGTCTGTGCGAATAAGAAGTGGATTTTCCTCTCGTCCACAATGATCAAGCAGACCGTCCGGAGCAAGTTGATGGGCGATGAGTTTTCGGATGATAATATTTTCATACTGGACGGCATCGTGACCCGTCGTGCAGAGGATGAACGCCATATGCAGCTCGTTCGGGAAATCATGCGGATGCCGGCGATCAAAGTGGTGGAACACCCGGATATGTTCGTCCAGCATTCGGAATATGATATAGAGGATTTTGACTATATCATTGAATTGCGGACCGATCCGGAACAGGAAATTACATATGAGATGATGGAGAAAAACCATATGATGTCCGACCCGGGGACGATGGGGGGAGGGCCCGGATTCTTTAATTTTTAA
- the yfmF gene encoding EF-P 5-aminopentanol modification-associated protein YfmF encodes MFNKVILQEGVNLYIRSLEQFKTINFSVKWKTELDSEKATNRAVLANVLQDSNGKYRTQSELRNTLDELYGTVLFTDATKRANTHIVSLYAECVNDEYLTGDTVLDEVLDLLQTVVFNPNFVDGKFDESVVNREKRSVKERIRSVYDDKTRFAQKRMLELLRPDSPVSTSSYGTEEEVEAVTADGLLEAYNSMLQNDEINIYIVGDIDEKKMTEKIKKLFPFEPRTVRKNDKEAAAPGATEQKSEVRNVKEKQDMKQGKLHLGFSTPIVFTHPDYLKMQVTNGVFGGFAHSKLFMNVREKESMAYYASSSYSAHYGLIYVMAGIDAELEEKAVKLINEQLDALQRGEITDLEIEQTKALLTNSIKSTFDSARGQIEVFDQYKELNENFTADFLISGWEAVTKDDIQKMASEITLEIVYLLSGKEAA; translated from the coding sequence ATGTTCAATAAAGTTATTCTTCAAGAGGGCGTCAATTTATACATCCGTTCACTCGAACAATTCAAGACGATCAATTTTTCAGTGAAATGGAAGACCGAACTGGACTCCGAAAAGGCGACGAATCGCGCCGTCCTGGCGAATGTGCTCCAAGATTCAAACGGCAAATACCGAACGCAGAGTGAGTTGCGAAACACATTGGATGAGCTGTATGGAACCGTCCTGTTTACGGACGCGACGAAACGGGCCAATACACATATTGTGTCCCTTTACGCCGAATGTGTGAATGATGAGTATTTGACCGGCGATACCGTGCTCGATGAAGTGTTGGATTTATTGCAAACAGTCGTCTTCAACCCGAATTTTGTCGATGGCAAGTTCGATGAGTCGGTAGTGAACCGTGAAAAACGTTCCGTGAAAGAGCGGATCCGTTCGGTGTACGACGATAAGACGCGTTTTGCCCAAAAGCGCATGCTGGAACTGTTGCGCCCTGATAGCCCGGTCTCGACTTCTTCCTATGGGACGGAAGAGGAAGTTGAAGCAGTTACGGCAGATGGTTTGCTGGAGGCTTATAACAGCATGTTGCAAAACGATGAAATCAACATTTACATCGTCGGCGATATCGATGAAAAGAAGATGACGGAAAAGATCAAGAAACTGTTTCCATTTGAACCGCGGACTGTGCGGAAAAATGACAAGGAAGCGGCTGCCCCTGGCGCGACGGAACAGAAATCGGAAGTCCGGAACGTGAAGGAAAAACAGGATATGAAACAGGGGAAACTGCATCTTGGCTTCAGCACGCCGATTGTATTCACCCATCCGGATTATTTGAAAATGCAAGTGACGAATGGCGTGTTCGGTGGCTTCGCGCATAGTAAGCTGTTCATGAATGTCCGTGAAAAAGAGAGCATGGCGTATTACGCGTCGAGTTCATACTCTGCGCATTATGGCCTGATCTATGTCATGGCCGGGATCGACGCGGAGCTCGAAGAGAAGGCGGTCAAACTGATCAATGAACAACTCGACGCCTTGCAGCGAGGAGAAATCACGGATCTGGAAATCGAACAGACAAAAGCGTTGCTGACGAACAGCATTAAGAGCACGTTCGACTCGGCAAGAGGACAAATCGAAGTGTTTGATCAGTATAAGGAATTGAATGAGAACTTCACTGCCGATTTCCTCATCTCCGGCTGGGAGGCCGTGACGAAAGACGATATTCAAAAAATGGCATCCGAAATCACGTTGGAAATCGTGTATCTGCTGTCTGGCAAGGAGGCCGCTTGA
- the pgsA gene encoding CDP-diacylglycerol--glycerol-3-phosphate 3-phosphatidyltransferase encodes MNLPNKITVSRVLLIPIFMVFMLIDFGFGKLNVGGTELTVEHLIGGLLFIFASATDWLDGFIARKYGLVTNMGKFLDPLADKLLVSAAMIILVEMGAAPSWIVIVIISREFAVTGLRLILAGGGEVVAANQLGKIKTVAQILAIASLLLNNIFFALLGIPFGLIMLYIALLFTIWSGVDYFYKNRRVLLDSM; translated from the coding sequence ATGAATTTGCCAAATAAAATCACGGTTTCCCGTGTACTGCTTATCCCTATTTTCATGGTGTTCATGCTGATCGATTTCGGTTTCGGCAAGCTGAATGTCGGAGGAACCGAATTGACGGTGGAACACTTGATCGGTGGCTTGCTTTTCATTTTTGCGTCGGCCACCGATTGGCTGGATGGGTTCATCGCCCGGAAATATGGGCTAGTTACGAATATGGGGAAATTCCTCGATCCGCTGGCAGATAAGCTGCTCGTTTCGGCTGCGATGATCATCCTTGTAGAAATGGGGGCTGCGCCTTCCTGGATTGTCATCGTTATCATCAGCCGGGAATTTGCTGTTACAGGACTTCGTCTGATCTTGGCGGGGGGCGGCGAAGTCGTCGCGGCGAACCAGCTAGGCAAGATCAAGACAGTGGCTCAGATATTGGCCATTGCCTCCTTATTATTAAATAATATCTTTTTTGCACTGCTCGGTATTCCATTTGGACTGATCATGCTTTATATTGCCTTGCTCTTCACCATTTGGTCGGGTGTCGACTACTTCTATAAGAATAGAAGGGTGCTGTTAGACTCGATGTAA
- a CDS encoding helix-turn-helix domain-containing protein, which produces MTGLGDRLREARTAKGYTLEDLQTITKIQKRYLSGIENEDYSMMPGSFYVRAFIKQYAEAVGVDSDEMLALYQETTPSELPEEDSVQPAAPLRRRRGLKDSRINEAIPKVIVALFIIVIIVVVWILYKSNGSTNPSVDNPPEETITTVEKKPVEQKPKENADDDAGAVPDEEETPAPEVVEPEQEQTLEHVTINGDDSMYTLTNTDQFQLEIKTNGDSWIGVLDAARQERMEPNARTLSAGEQVELDVSDTDRVRIRVGRTASTEIYVNGELLEYASPKTTQNIIIEYKKEQ; this is translated from the coding sequence GTGACCGGATTAGGTGATCGTCTCCGAGAGGCGAGAACAGCTAAAGGATATACATTAGAAGATTTGCAGACCATCACAAAAATACAGAAAAGATACCTTTCCGGTATTGAAAACGAAGATTATAGCATGATGCCGGGCTCTTTTTACGTCCGGGCATTTATCAAGCAATATGCGGAGGCGGTCGGGGTTGATTCCGATGAAATGTTGGCTTTGTATCAAGAGACAACCCCTTCGGAACTGCCGGAAGAGGACTCTGTCCAGCCCGCAGCCCCGCTTCGGCGCCGGAGAGGTCTGAAGGACAGCCGAATCAATGAGGCCATCCCGAAAGTGATTGTGGCTCTATTCATCATTGTCATCATCGTAGTCGTCTGGATTTTGTACAAGTCCAATGGGTCTACGAACCCGTCCGTCGATAATCCGCCGGAGGAAACAATTACGACTGTGGAGAAAAAGCCGGTCGAACAGAAGCCCAAGGAAAATGCAGATGATGATGCCGGTGCGGTACCTGATGAGGAGGAAACTCCTGCTCCGGAAGTTGTGGAGCCTGAACAGGAACAGACTTTGGAACATGTCACCATTAACGGGGACGACTCCATGTACACATTGACCAATACCGATCAATTCCAGTTGGAAATTAAAACAAACGGGGATTCCTGGATCGGTGTGTTGGATGCAGCGAGACAGGAGCGGATGGAACCGAACGCCCGGACATTGAGCGCTGGAGAGCAAGTGGAATTAGATGTCTCGGATACCGACCGGGTACGCATCCGTGTGGGACGTACAGCAAGCACGGAAATTTACGTCAACGGCGAGCTATTGGAGTATGCTTCACCAAAAACCACGCAAAACATCATTATCGAATACAAGAAAGAGCAATAG
- the ymfI gene encoding elongation factor P 5-aminopentanone reductase: MTNLGFCVVLGASGGIGESISRALAASGWSLYLHYNENAGTVLRLEEELQATYPDLEFQPIQGDLSQMDGADLARQVKQVRAVVVANGQSMYKLLSETTAEDMDDLWKVHVRNPARFIAAVSPQLRSFGTAYVVMIGSIWGMTGAAGEVVYSAVKGAQHAFVKAYAKEAAFSGIRVNGVAPGWIDTRMNGHLPEDEQQMAMEEIPLMKPGIPDHVAQAVDYLLSGKADYTTGDILNVNGGWYM, from the coding sequence ATGACCAACCTTGGTTTTTGTGTCGTCCTAGGGGCATCGGGCGGCATCGGAGAGTCGATCAGCCGGGCATTAGCCGCTTCCGGCTGGTCGCTCTACCTTCATTACAATGAAAATGCGGGTACGGTCCTACGCTTGGAGGAGGAGCTGCAGGCAACATATCCAGATTTGGAATTCCAGCCGATCCAAGGCGATCTGAGCCAGATGGATGGTGCCGATCTGGCTAGGCAAGTAAAACAGGTGCGTGCTGTCGTCGTGGCAAACGGTCAGTCCATGTATAAATTATTGTCGGAAACGACAGCGGAGGATATGGATGATCTGTGGAAAGTCCATGTCCGCAATCCTGCCAGGTTCATCGCGGCTGTGTCGCCGCAATTGCGCAGTTTCGGGACGGCTTATGTTGTCATGATCGGTTCCATTTGGGGAATGACCGGGGCTGCGGGCGAGGTTGTTTATTCGGCAGTGAAAGGCGCGCAGCATGCTTTTGTCAAAGCGTATGCCAAAGAGGCCGCTTTTTCGGGCATTCGGGTGAATGGGGTGGCGCCGGGATGGATCGACACCCGCATGAATGGCCATCTTCCGGAAGATGAGCAGCAAATGGCGATGGAAGAAATTCCGCTCATGAAGCCGGGAATCCCGGATCATGTAGCGCAGGCGGTTGATTATTTACTGAGCGGCAAAGCGGATTACACAACGGGTGACATCCTGAATGTCAACGGTGGATGGTATATGTAA
- the yfmH gene encoding EF-P 5-aminopentanol modification-associated protein YfmH, with the protein MKKIQFDALQETLYNEKLDNGLDVYVLPKKGFSKTFVTFTTKYGSIDRTFIPRGGTEEVTVPDGIAHFLEHKMFEKEDGDVFQKFSVHGASANAFTSFTRTSYLFSATDKLYENAEVLLDFVQDPYFTEKTVEKEKGIIAQEITMYDDLPDWRLYYGTIENLMHEHPVRIDIAGTVESIQDITAEHLYTCYETFYHPSNMVFFVVGAVDPAEMIDFVKKNQAAKTFKEPETIVRHFPEESPAAATAESKLEMDVLKPKLNIGMKCTKTDVQGEEMLIQELSSNLVLDILFGRSSDFYTKAYNEGLIDESFNYDFSLEEGFGFAMVGSDTEEPKKLEALIRETIDGAVASWPVTDDDLNRMRKKRIGQFMRSLNSPEYIANQFTRYAFNGMNLFDVVPTLEKLTVEDLHKAFQTFSDESGRTVFTIVPSEKAQ; encoded by the coding sequence ATGAAGAAAATACAATTCGATGCACTTCAAGAAACATTATATAATGAAAAGCTGGATAATGGGCTGGATGTTTACGTCTTGCCAAAAAAAGGATTTTCCAAAACGTTCGTGACGTTCACGACGAAATATGGTTCGATTGACCGTACGTTCATTCCCCGCGGAGGTACGGAGGAAGTTACCGTACCGGATGGAATCGCACATTTCCTAGAGCATAAGATGTTCGAAAAAGAGGACGGGGATGTATTCCAGAAATTCAGCGTCCACGGTGCTTCCGCCAATGCGTTCACTTCCTTTACTAGAACTTCGTATCTATTTTCCGCTACCGATAAATTGTACGAGAACGCAGAAGTCCTACTCGATTTCGTTCAAGATCCGTACTTTACGGAAAAAACGGTTGAGAAGGAAAAGGGCATCATTGCCCAGGAAATAACGATGTACGATGATCTTCCCGATTGGCGTCTCTACTATGGAACGATTGAAAACTTGATGCACGAGCATCCTGTGAGAATCGATATTGCGGGAACGGTCGAATCAATCCAGGATATTACTGCTGAACATCTGTACACTTGCTATGAGACGTTTTATCATCCCTCCAATATGGTGTTTTTTGTCGTAGGCGCAGTCGATCCGGCGGAAATGATCGACTTTGTGAAGAAGAACCAGGCGGCAAAAACATTCAAGGAACCGGAAACAATCGTCCGCCACTTCCCGGAAGAATCGCCGGCAGCAGCGACCGCCGAAAGCAAGTTGGAGATGGATGTCTTGAAACCGAAGTTGAATATCGGTATGAAATGCACAAAGACCGATGTTCAAGGGGAAGAGATGCTCATTCAGGAGCTGTCCTCCAATCTCGTGCTGGATATTCTCTTCGGCAGATCATCCGATTTTTATACGAAAGCGTACAACGAAGGGCTCATCGATGAATCGTTCAACTATGATTTCTCGCTGGAGGAAGGTTTCGGCTTTGCAATGGTCGGCTCCGACACGGAAGAACCGAAAAAGTTGGAGGCATTGATTCGTGAAACGATCGACGGGGCAGTCGCTTCATGGCCTGTCACGGATGATGACCTGAATCGGATGAGGAAAAAAAGGATTGGCCAGTTCATGCGATCATTGAACTCGCCTGAATATATTGCCAATCAGTTCACTCGTTATGCCTTCAATGGAATGAATTTATTCGATGTCGTCCCTACATTGGAAAAATTGACAGTGGAAGATCTGCACAAAGCGTTCCAGACATTTTCGGATGAAAGCGGTCGTACGGTGTTCACGATCGTCCCTTCGGAAAAAGCACAATGA
- a CDS encoding ABC transporter permease yields the protein MSNRLVTVLVPVIAIILGLLVGAVVMLFSDYDPVQAYIALWNGIFGSSYAIGETIRQISPYILAGLAVAFAFRTGLFNIGVEGQLIVGWFAATFVGTAIELPKIIHLPLALLAAAVAGALWGFIPGLLKATLRVHEVIVTIMMNYIALHVVNALIKTVSGGSYKTEKIHPSASLRSDFLRNLTDFSTLHYGILVALAMVFVMWLILEKTKTGFELKSVGFNEHASQYAGMSVNKNIILSMVISGAFAGLAGSMEALGTFGNMVQLGGFTGIGFDGIAVALLGANTPLGVIFGASLFGALKYGAGNMPSEAGVPDEIVSIVIALIILFVASGYIIRVLLGKLNKRKEAK from the coding sequence ATGTCGAATAGGCTTGTTACTGTACTTGTTCCTGTTATCGCCATTATCCTTGGCCTGTTAGTCGGGGCAGTTGTCATGCTGTTCAGCGATTATGATCCTGTTCAAGCATATATTGCCTTGTGGAACGGAATTTTCGGGAGTTCCTATGCTATCGGGGAGACAATCCGCCAAATTAGCCCCTATATATTGGCGGGTCTTGCAGTCGCCTTCGCTTTTCGGACGGGCCTCTTCAATATTGGGGTTGAAGGTCAGCTGATCGTTGGTTGGTTTGCGGCAACTTTTGTCGGGACCGCGATTGAATTGCCTAAAATCATCCATTTGCCGCTGGCGTTGTTGGCTGCCGCTGTAGCGGGCGCCCTTTGGGGATTCATACCTGGCCTGCTAAAAGCGACTTTGCGGGTACATGAAGTCATTGTCACGATCATGATGAACTATATTGCACTCCACGTCGTCAATGCGCTCATCAAGACAGTTTCAGGAGGTAGCTACAAAACTGAAAAAATTCATCCGTCCGCCTCCCTCCGATCGGATTTTCTACGAAATTTAACCGATTTTTCGACCTTGCATTACGGGATTCTTGTCGCCCTTGCGATGGTGTTTGTCATGTGGCTCATCTTGGAAAAAACCAAGACCGGGTTCGAATTAAAATCCGTCGGCTTTAACGAACATGCCTCCCAATACGCAGGCATGAGTGTGAATAAAAATATTATTCTGTCTATGGTCATTTCCGGTGCCTTCGCCGGTCTTGCGGGTTCGATGGAAGCCCTCGGGACGTTTGGCAACATGGTACAGCTTGGCGGATTTACCGGGATTGGATTTGACGGGATCGCGGTCGCTCTACTCGGCGCGAATACGCCTCTTGGTGTCATTTTCGGGGCATCCTTGTTCGGCGCCTTGAAATACGGGGCGGGCAATATGCCGAGTGAGGCAGGGGTTCCTGATGAAATCGTATCGATTGTCATTGCACTGATCATTCTCTTTGTCGCTTCCGGTTACATCATTCGTGTCCTGCTCGGCAAGTTGAATAAGAGAAAGGAGGCGAAGTGA
- a CDS encoding ABC transporter ATP-binding protein, which translates to MEYVVEMLNIRKVFGNFVANDNITLQLKKGEIHALLGENGAGKSTLMNVLFGLYQPDGGEIRVRGKAIAITDPNVANSQGIGMVHQHFMLVENLTVTENIVLGNEPKKMGMINVKAAAKKVAEISKLYGLDVDPYAKIEDISVGMQQRVEILKTLYRGADILIFDEPTASLTPQEIQELISIMKKLIAEGKSIIIITHKLQEIMDVSDRVTIIRKGQGIGTVVTSETTPVELATMMVGRQVTFKTEKGPSRPIEEVLRIENLVVEDYRGIPKLKGLNLSVRKGEIVGIAGIDGNGQSELIEAIAGLRKVKSGNVFLDTVDVTGKKPREITEAGLGHIPQDRHKHGLVLDFSVGYNAALQTYYKKPFSKNGLMDYKVISQKAKDIIAAFDVRTQGEHELVRALSGGNQQKLIIGREVDRNPELLIAALPTRGLDVGAIEFIHKRLIEQRDNGKAVLLISFELDEVMNVSDRIAVIYDGQIVDTVLPYETTEQELGLLMAGHAKEEMIVVGDDVVLKEGDDRHVE; encoded by the coding sequence ATGGAATACGTAGTGGAGATGCTGAATATCCGAAAGGTATTCGGCAATTTTGTTGCCAATGATAATATCACTCTCCAACTGAAAAAAGGGGAAATCCATGCCCTCTTAGGGGAAAATGGTGCCGGGAAATCGACGCTGATGAATGTCCTCTTCGGATTGTACCAGCCGGATGGCGGGGAAATCCGGGTACGAGGGAAAGCGATCGCCATCACCGATCCGAATGTGGCCAATAGCCAAGGGATCGGCATGGTGCATCAGCACTTCATGCTCGTGGAAAATCTGACGGTTACGGAAAATATCGTCCTCGGTAATGAACCGAAAAAAATGGGCATGATCAATGTAAAAGCCGCAGCCAAAAAAGTGGCGGAAATCTCTAAGCTGTACGGGCTCGATGTCGATCCCTATGCAAAAATTGAAGATATTTCGGTTGGCATGCAGCAACGGGTGGAGATTTTAAAAACGCTTTATCGCGGTGCTGACATTTTGATTTTCGATGAACCGACAGCCTCCTTGACCCCACAGGAGATCCAGGAATTGATTTCCATTATGAAGAAATTGATCGCCGAAGGAAAATCGATTATCATCATCACGCATAAATTGCAAGAAATCATGGATGTCTCCGACCGTGTGACGATCATCCGAAAAGGACAAGGAATCGGCACTGTAGTCACATCGGAGACGACGCCCGTAGAACTGGCTACGATGATGGTCGGTCGCCAGGTGACGTTTAAAACCGAAAAAGGGCCTTCTCGACCGATAGAAGAAGTGCTTCGGATTGAGAATTTGGTTGTTGAGGATTACCGGGGTATTCCTAAATTGAAAGGGCTCAATCTATCCGTCCGGAAAGGTGAAATCGTCGGCATTGCGGGTATTGATGGCAATGGACAATCGGAATTGATCGAAGCGATTGCCGGCTTGCGGAAGGTGAAAAGCGGGAATGTGTTTCTCGACACGGTGGACGTCACCGGGAAAAAGCCTCGGGAAATCACGGAAGCGGGTCTTGGGCATATTCCGCAAGACCGCCATAAACACGGACTCGTCTTGGATTTTTCCGTCGGTTATAATGCCGCATTGCAAACGTATTATAAAAAGCCGTTTTCCAAAAACGGTCTAATGGATTATAAAGTTATCTCTCAAAAAGCAAAGGATATCATTGCAGCTTTCGACGTGCGCACACAAGGGGAACATGAATTAGTGCGCGCCCTATCCGGGGGGAATCAGCAGAAATTGATCATCGGCCGCGAGGTGGATCGGAATCCCGAATTGCTCATTGCCGCTTTGCCGACCCGAGGACTGGATGTCGGGGCGATTGAATTTATCCATAAACGGCTTATTGAACAACGGGATAATGGAAAAGCGGTCTTACTCATCTCTTTTGAATTGGACGAGGTGATGAATGTTTCCGATCGGATTGCAGTCATTTATGATGGACAGATTGTAGATACGGTACTGCCATATGAAACAACTGAACAAGAATTAGGTCTTCTTATGGCGGGCCATGCCAAAGAAGAAATGATCGTTGTCGGGGATGATGTCGTATTGAAGGAAGGTGACGACCGCCATGTCGAATAG
- a CDS encoding competence/damage-inducible protein A, translating into MKAEIIAVGSELLLGQITNTNAQFISEKLAEIGIDVHFQTVVGDNSDRLNEVIEIAKKRADVLIFTGGLGPTKDDMTKETIVKQIGSTLVSDEEALFSIQQYFERSGRVMTENNKKQALVFKDAIVLPNRNGMAPGMAIEKAGVQYILLPGPPHEMRPMFTSFAIPYLLGVTGRKEVISSRVLKFYGIGEAELEHRIQPILEKQSNPTIAPLASVDGVTLRITAKAGTLDDANKLIAPVEGEIRAIVGEFVYGVDDDTLSSKAAEMLFQNGWTLSAAESLTSGLFMAELGKEAGIGVSLEGGVVVYNEQQKVEQLDVEQELLDRFGVVSSECAAALAVNVKRKFGSNIGVGLTGAAGPEPHDGAPVGTVWIGIVSDDAEMETYKLSLSGSRNANRRRAAQFAIYYLIKHMEKKEAKKKF; encoded by the coding sequence ATGAAAGCGGAAATTATTGCGGTCGGCTCGGAATTATTGCTCGGCCAAATCACCAATACGAATGCGCAGTTCATTTCGGAGAAGCTCGCGGAGATCGGGATCGATGTCCATTTCCAAACGGTCGTCGGAGACAATTCCGACCGCTTGAATGAAGTGATCGAGATTGCGAAAAAACGGGCGGATGTTCTCATTTTCACCGGGGGACTTGGGCCGACGAAAGACGATATGACGAAAGAGACAATCGTGAAACAGATCGGGTCGACGTTGGTCAGTGACGAGGAGGCCCTGTTTTCGATTCAGCAGTATTTCGAGCGGAGCGGGCGGGTAATGACGGAAAACAATAAGAAGCAGGCATTGGTGTTCAAAGATGCGATTGTCCTGCCGAATCGCAATGGCATGGCGCCAGGAATGGCGATCGAAAAAGCCGGCGTCCAATATATTTTATTGCCGGGGCCGCCTCATGAAATGAGGCCGATGTTCACCAGCTTTGCGATTCCCTATTTGCTTGGTGTGACGGGTAGGAAGGAAGTCATCTCCTCCCGCGTATTGAAATTTTACGGAATCGGCGAAGCGGAGCTGGAACATCGTATACAGCCAATCTTGGAAAAGCAGTCCAATCCGACAATCGCTCCCCTGGCATCGGTCGACGGAGTGACCTTGCGGATTACGGCAAAAGCCGGCACCTTGGATGATGCAAACAAACTGATTGCCCCTGTGGAGGGGGAAATCCGTGCGATTGTCGGGGAATTTGTTTACGGTGTCGACGATGATACGCTATCATCCAAGGCTGCGGAGATGCTCTTCCAGAACGGTTGGACATTGTCCGCAGCGGAGAGCCTGACGTCCGGCCTATTCATGGCGGAGCTCGGGAAAGAGGCGGGCATCGGCGTTTCTTTGGAAGGCGGGGTCGTCGTCTACAACGAACAGCAAAAAGTCGAACAGCTCGATGTGGAACAAGAATTATTAGATCGGTTTGGTGTCGTCAGTTCGGAATGCGCCGCTGCTCTTGCCGTGAACGTGAAACGCAAATTCGGATCGAATATCGGGGTCGGCCTGACGGGCGCGGCAGGTCCGGAACCGCATGACGGTGCACCCGTCGGTACCGTATGGATCGGCATCGTGTCTGACGATGCGGAAATGGAAACGTATAAATTATCCCTTTCCGGTTCCCGAAATGCGAACCGTCGACGTGCTGCCCAATTTGCAATCTATTACTTAATTAAGCATATGGAGAAAAAAGAGGCCAAAAAAAAGTTTTAA
- a CDS encoding ABC transporter permease yields the protein MSFLGFLYFIVPITIAYAAPLIFTAIGGVFSERSGVVNIGLEGLMIMGAFIGILFNLRFAETFGAWTPWLALLAAMVVSALFSVIHAVASISFRADQVVSGVAINMLGLAVALFSVKMIFDKGQTDFIQQNIPLINIPLLKDIPFLGPMLFKGLYGSSIAAIALAFISWFVIYKTPFGLRLRSVGEHPMAADTMGINVTKIRYIAVIISGGLAGIGGAIYSQTMTGDFGHATINGQGFIALAAMIFGKWHPIGAMGAALFFGFAQALAISSANIQFLQSIPSVYFNILPYVLTILALAGFIGRANAPKASGQPYIKGNR from the coding sequence ATGAGCTTCTTAGGCTTCTTATACTTTATCGTGCCGATTACAATCGCGTATGCCGCTCCTCTCATTTTCACGGCGATCGGTGGTGTCTTTTCCGAACGTTCCGGGGTCGTCAACATCGGTCTGGAAGGGCTGATGATCATGGGGGCGTTTATCGGGATCCTATTCAACCTACGCTTCGCGGAAACGTTCGGCGCATGGACGCCATGGCTTGCTCTCCTTGCCGCGATGGTCGTGTCGGCTCTGTTTTCTGTCATTCACGCAGTCGCCTCGATTTCGTTCCGGGCTGACCAAGTCGTTTCCGGGGTAGCGATTAATATGCTTGGCTTGGCAGTTGCCTTATTTTCAGTAAAAATGATTTTTGATAAAGGGCAGACCGATTTTATTCAACAAAATATTCCATTGATCAATATTCCCCTTTTAAAAGACATTCCATTTCTGGGCCCAATGTTGTTTAAGGGTCTTTACGGATCATCCATTGCAGCGATCGCTTTGGCGTTCATTTCCTGGTTTGTCATTTATAAAACGCCTTTCGGACTTCGGCTTCGTTCGGTGGGGGAGCATCCAATGGCGGCGGATACGATGGGGATCAATGTGACGAAAATCCGCTACATTGCAGTTATTATTTCGGGTGGACTTGCCGGCATCGGCGGCGCGATCTACTCGCAGACGATGACGGGAGATTTTGGGCATGCGACGATCAATGGACAAGGGTTCATTGCACTTGCAGCGATGATTTTCGGGAAGTGGCATCCGATCGGTGCAATGGGAGCTGCCCTGTTTTTCGGATTTGCTCAAGCGTTGGCGATCAGCTCCGCAAATATTCAATTTCTGCAAAGCATACCCTCGGTGTATTTTAATATCCTGCCGTATGTATTGACGATTTTGGCATTAGCCGGATTCATCGGCCGGGCGAATGCACCAAAAGCGAGCGGTCAGCCATATATTAAAGGAAATCGGTAA